From one Agathobaculum sp. NTUH-O15-33 genomic stretch:
- a CDS encoding M56 family metallopeptidase, with the protein MNEILKTVLSLSLAGSALILLLLLIKPLLRGRAGKRWQYYIWLAVILRLLLPFGAKGSPIDALFQQSGRLPVVQTAHSPSLSQTPAPRPEAPAVSDSGGARAAAVLRRALWAVRPITPYLWPVWLAGALLLLLRKVTIYQSFARYLKAGNTAVADPALLDRLALLGERAGVKRPMELCVNSLISSPLLIGFFRPCIVLPTAALSEADFSYTVLHELTHYRRRDLFYKWLVQLTLCLHWFNPLVHVMAREIDRACELACDEAVVRSLDGDNRRAYGDTLLHAVGAGGGYRDSLSSVTLGESGALLKERLEAIMSYRKPSKAAGALALAITLALGVGATAIGAYAAAPAGKTTPAPGGSAVAGMQTGSGLLPDGAQCPPIDLDIYSGGVELLPAAENEITASYDSAYYDVRMTERDGRWAVSVSGKVAKMGETDFVQLHVPGAQRELNVNVLYGDFRYDLPENAADNILVTAADSGIQISSPNGFQNSDIALTAAEEEYTRYDMLEYPDYFTKTETGFTYRNGAAANRLQISLTGYTGVEFTERTDGANA; encoded by the coding sequence ATGAACGAGATACTTAAAACCGTTTTATCGCTCTCGCTCGCCGGCTCGGCGCTGATCCTGCTCCTTCTTCTTATAAAACCCTTGCTCCGGGGCCGGGCCGGCAAGCGGTGGCAGTATTATATCTGGCTGGCGGTCATTTTGCGCCTGCTTCTGCCCTTTGGGGCAAAGGGCAGCCCCATAGATGCGCTGTTTCAGCAAAGCGGCCGCCTGCCGGTCGTGCAAACGGCCCATTCCCCTTCCCTCAGCCAAACGCCCGCGCCGCGGCCGGAAGCCCCCGCCGTTTCGGACAGCGGCGGCGCGCGGGCCGCCGCCGTTCTCCGGCGGGCCTTGTGGGCGGTCAGGCCGATCACGCCATACCTTTGGCCGGTCTGGCTGGCGGGCGCGCTGCTTTTGCTTCTTCGCAAGGTCACCATTTATCAGAGCTTTGCGCGCTACTTGAAGGCGGGCAACACGGCGGTAGCCGATCCCGCGTTGCTGGATAGGCTGGCGCTGCTCGGCGAGCGGGCGGGCGTGAAAAGACCCATGGAGCTATGCGTGAACAGCCTGATCTCCTCGCCGCTGCTGATCGGTTTTTTCCGGCCCTGCATCGTGCTGCCCACCGCCGCGCTGTCGGAAGCGGATTTTTCCTATACCGTGCTGCACGAGCTGACGCACTACCGGCGGCGCGATCTGTTTTATAAATGGCTGGTGCAGCTCACGCTGTGCCTGCACTGGTTCAATCCGCTCGTCCACGTCATGGCCCGGGAAATAGACCGCGCGTGCGAGCTTGCCTGCGACGAGGCTGTCGTCCGCTCGCTGGACGGCGATAACCGGCGCGCCTACGGCGACACGCTGCTTCACGCCGTCGGCGCGGGCGGCGGCTATCGGGATTCGCTTTCCTCCGTCACGCTGGGCGAAAGCGGCGCGCTTTTAAAAGAAAGGTTGGAAGCGATTATGAGCTATCGTAAACCCTCCAAGGCGGCGGGCGCGCTGGCGCTCGCGATCACGCTGGCGCTGGGCGTCGGCGCGACGGCGATCGGCGCGTACGCGGCGGCGCCCGCCGGAAAAACCACCCCCGCGCCCGGCGGTTCGGCCGTCGCCGGTATGCAGACCGGCAGCGGTCTCCTGCCGGACGGCGCGCAATGTCCCCCGATCGATCTGGACATTTACAGCGGCGGCGTGGAGCTGCTGCCCGCCGCCGAAAACGAGATCACCGCAAGCTACGACAGCGCTTATTACGACGTGCGCATGACCGAGCGCGACGGCCGGTGGGCCGTGTCCGTATCCGGCAAGGTCGCCAAGATGGGCGAGACGGACTTTGTCCAGCTGCATGTGCCCGGCGCCCAGCGGGAGCTGAACGTAAACGTGCTTTACGGCGACTTTCGCTATGACCTGCCCGAAAACGCGGCGGACAATATCCTTGTCACCGCCGCCGATTCCGGCATTCAGATTTCCTCCCCGAACGGATTCCAAAACAGCGATATTGCGCTCACCGCGGCGGAAGAGGAATACACCCGGTACGACATGCTGGAATACCCAGATTATTTTACCAAAACCGAAACCGGCTTTACCTACCGGAACGGCGCCGCCGCGAACCGCCTGCAAATTTCGCTGACCGGTTACACGGGCGTGGAATTTACCGAGCGCACAGACGGTGCGAACGCCTAA
- a CDS encoding BlaI/MecI/CopY family transcriptional regulator — protein sequence MTVQVSDSELALMKIIWAEGGKALYARIMEQLAAAGNRWQKNTVITLLSRLVDKGLLQTNKIGRRNEYTAVVTETDYQAAQTKDLLDKLYEGNAKGLISTLIQKEMLTPKDYEELKRFWEGSGDGHERDT from the coding sequence ATGACTGTACAGGTATCGGATTCCGAGCTTGCGCTCATGAAGATCATCTGGGCGGAGGGCGGCAAGGCGCTTTACGCCCGCATCATGGAGCAGCTTGCCGCGGCGGGCAACCGCTGGCAGAAAAACACGGTCATCACTCTGCTGTCCCGCCTAGTCGACAAGGGGCTTTTGCAAACCAATAAGATTGGGCGGCGCAACGAATACACCGCGGTGGTGACTGAAACGGATTATCAGGCGGCGCAGACCAAGGACCTGCTCGATAAGCTGTACGAGGGCAACGCCAAGGGACTGATCTCCACGCTGATTCAAAAAGAAATGCTCACCCCAAAGGATTACGAGGAGCTGAAACGGTTCTGGGAAGGGAGCGGCGACGGCCATGAACGAGATACTTAA
- a CDS encoding Gfo/Idh/MocA family protein has protein sequence MKEIRIGLVGSGWMGKAHSSALKDAEMLFGPEYGVASYEIVADNNEAAAKAAQEKIGFRRMSTDWRDVVTDPNVDLVDIATPNAFHYDVAKAALENGKNVYCEKPLSLSASQSAELAKLAKEKGVINYVGYNNVMNPANAYVKDLIESGALGKIMRFVGSYDQDQLLDESLPLVWRHKKALAGAGALGDLGCHLMSISQYLMGDVKNVNALASTVFPKRPVAPGSTEMGDVENEDIMQFMAEYANGAIGQISCSRVATGRKNYLCYEIQGTKGTVRYDLERMGEVQVYFQGDNERDRGFRTVLLNPLMKGYNAFQPAGGISIAYNDMKILEVHELFSAITKGAPYVCDFEFGYKIDRTVDAVLASAEKRQWVEVK, from the coding sequence ATGAAGGAAATCAGAATCGGTTTGGTAGGCTCCGGATGGATGGGCAAGGCGCACTCCTCGGCCCTCAAGGACGCGGAAATGCTGTTCGGCCCGGAATACGGCGTGGCTTCGTACGAGATCGTGGCGGACAACAACGAAGCGGCGGCGAAGGCCGCGCAGGAAAAGATCGGCTTTCGCCGCATGAGCACCGATTGGCGCGATGTGGTGACCGATCCGAACGTTGATCTGGTCGACATCGCCACCCCGAACGCGTTCCATTACGACGTGGCCAAGGCCGCGCTGGAAAACGGCAAGAACGTTTACTGCGAAAAGCCGCTCAGCCTGTCCGCGTCGCAGTCGGCCGAGCTGGCAAAGCTCGCAAAGGAAAAGGGCGTGATCAACTACGTCGGCTACAACAATGTGATGAACCCGGCGAACGCTTACGTCAAGGACTTGATCGAATCCGGCGCGCTGGGCAAGATCATGCGCTTCGTCGGCTCGTACGATCAGGATCAGCTGCTCGATGAGAGCCTGCCCCTCGTATGGCGGCATAAGAAGGCGCTGGCGGGCGCGGGCGCGCTGGGCGACCTCGGCTGCCACCTGATGAGCATTTCGCAGTACTTAATGGGCGATGTGAAGAACGTGAACGCGCTGGCCTCCACCGTGTTCCCGAAGCGCCCGGTCGCGCCCGGCTCCACGGAAATGGGCGACGTGGAAAACGAGGATATCATGCAGTTCATGGCGGAATACGCGAACGGCGCGATCGGCCAGATCTCCTGCTCGCGCGTGGCCACCGGCCGCAAGAACTACCTGTGCTACGAAATTCAGGGCACCAAGGGCACGGTGCGCTACGATTTGGAGCGCATGGGCGAGGTGCAGGTTTACTTCCAAGGCGATAACGAGCGCGACCGCGGCTTCCGCACGGTGCTGCTCAACCCGCTGATGAAGGGCTACAACGCTTTCCAGCCCGCGGGCGGCATCTCCATCGCGTATAACGATATGAAGATTCTGGAGGTTCACGAGCTGTTCTCCGCAATCACCAAGGGCGCGCCCTATGTTTGCGATTTTGAGTTCGGCTATAAGATCGACCGCACCGTTGACGCTGTTCTGGCATCCGCCGAAAAGCGCCAGTGGGTCGAAGTAAAGTAA
- a CDS encoding sugar phosphate isomerase/epimerase family protein, whose product MSIKVGIAPDSWGVWFPQHEKQTPWQRCMDEMRQAGYDGVELGPWGYFPNTNPELKDALAARSLSLVAGTVGGDFLDDASIDAMCETIDDIAGLLADFPEARYIVLLPAMYTDLETGAPVCDPNLTDAQWQTYCKNVQRAANRVATHGLIGAFHPHVDCHVQTEAQIERLLRDTNVMLCFDTGHHVYGGGEPVSFYLKHADRIPYIHIKDCDLAVKAKMDAEKWSFAKAVTEDIMVEPGKGSIDFAGLHDALVEKGYDGWVVVEQDLFPVKSFDVPLPIARQGRENLKNAGF is encoded by the coding sequence ATGTCTATTAAAGTAGGTATCGCGCCCGATTCTTGGGGCGTATGGTTCCCGCAGCACGAAAAGCAGACCCCATGGCAGCGCTGCATGGATGAAATGCGGCAGGCGGGCTACGACGGCGTCGAGCTTGGCCCTTGGGGCTATTTCCCGAACACCAACCCCGAACTGAAGGACGCGCTGGCCGCGCGCAGCCTTTCGCTGGTCGCGGGCACGGTCGGCGGCGACTTCTTGGACGACGCCTCGATCGACGCGATGTGCGAGACCATTGACGATATCGCGGGCCTGCTCGCGGATTTCCCGGAGGCGCGGTATATCGTGCTGCTGCCCGCCATGTACACCGATTTGGAGACCGGCGCGCCCGTGTGCGACCCCAACCTGACCGACGCGCAGTGGCAAACCTATTGCAAAAACGTGCAGCGCGCGGCCAACCGCGTCGCCACCCACGGCCTGATCGGCGCGTTCCACCCGCATGTGGACTGCCATGTCCAGACCGAGGCGCAGATCGAGCGCCTGCTTCGCGATACCAATGTGATGCTGTGCTTCGATACCGGCCACCATGTCTACGGCGGCGGCGAGCCGGTATCGTTCTACTTAAAGCACGCGGACCGCATCCCCTATATCCATATCAAGGACTGCGACCTTGCGGTAAAGGCCAAGATGGACGCGGAAAAGTGGTCGTTCGCCAAGGCTGTCACCGAGGATATCATGGTGGAGCCGGGCAAGGGCAGCATCGACTTTGCGGGGCTGCACGACGCGCTCGTCGAAAAGGGCTATGACGGCTGGGTCGTCGTCGAACAGGACCTGTTCCCGGTCAAATCCTTTGACGTACCGCTGCCGATCGCGCGCCAAGGCCGTGAAAACCTGAAAAACGCCGGTTTCTGA
- a CDS encoding solute:sodium symporter family transporter → MFALITFVGFTALVALISWLKTRGDNVSTKEGYFLAGRGLSGVVICGSLMMTNLSAEQLVGRNGQGYAAGMTAMGWEAICPIALTLMALFFLPRYLKLGVTTIPEFLETRYDRKTRVLVSFIFLVAYIVTMLPLVLYSGSVVMEQIFGVSELLGTDRFVGITLMCVALGVIGGIYAIFGGLKAVAVSDSLNGVIFIAGAALLVPILAFVALGDGSLIEGVRAFAFHTPKGHLNSISPVDALPPYIPWPMMLIGCTINHVSYYCTNQSIMQRVLGAKSLAEAQKGSLLSGILLVFCPLFLVVPGIIAFVMSGGGLPSFDQAYPWLLLQILPKPLVGFFAAVMFGAILSSFNSVLNSSMTMFTLDVLPVFSGKKRDDLQLIRLAKRFGIILCLLSIAIAPFLMYLPAGISTFLNQMWGYYGVPVLAVAVMGMLNRRVPNIAPKVTIAVHIVCYGLMMRLLPNVHFLYFETASFVIDIVLLALFAKFYPRPAAYELRTDQSAIDMTPWKYRYPVIAVTFAVMAGMYALFSPIGLAR, encoded by the coding sequence ATGTTTGCACTGATCACCTTTGTCGGGTTCACCGCGCTGGTCGCGCTAATCTCGTGGCTCAAAACCAGAGGGGACAACGTATCCACCAAGGAGGGCTACTTCCTCGCGGGGCGCGGGCTGTCGGGCGTCGTCATCTGCGGCTCGCTGATGATGACCAACCTATCCGCCGAGCAGCTCGTCGGCCGGAACGGACAGGGCTACGCCGCCGGTATGACGGCCATGGGCTGGGAAGCGATCTGCCCGATCGCGCTGACGCTGATGGCGCTGTTCTTTTTGCCGCGCTACCTAAAGCTCGGCGTTACGACCATACCGGAATTTTTGGAAACACGCTACGACCGTAAAACCCGCGTTTTGGTCTCGTTCATTTTTCTGGTGGCCTATATCGTCACCATGCTGCCGCTGGTGCTGTATTCCGGCTCGGTGGTGATGGAGCAGATATTCGGCGTGTCCGAGCTGCTTGGAACCGACCGCTTTGTCGGCATCACGCTGATGTGCGTGGCCCTCGGCGTGATCGGCGGCATCTACGCCATTTTCGGCGGCCTCAAGGCGGTCGCCGTGTCGGATTCGCTGAACGGCGTCATCTTTATCGCGGGCGCGGCGCTGCTGGTGCCCATCCTCGCGTTCGTCGCGCTGGGCGACGGCAGCTTGATCGAGGGCGTGCGCGCCTTTGCCTTCCATACGCCCAAGGGTCACTTAAATTCCATCAGCCCGGTGGACGCGCTGCCGCCGTATATCCCGTGGCCGATGATGCTGATCGGCTGCACGATCAACCACGTTTCCTACTACTGCACCAACCAGTCGATCATGCAGCGCGTGCTCGGCGCGAAAAGCTTGGCCGAGGCGCAAAAGGGGTCGCTCTTGTCCGGTATTTTGCTGGTGTTCTGCCCGCTGTTTCTGGTGGTGCCGGGCATCATCGCGTTCGTCATGTCAGGGGGCGGCCTGCCCTCGTTCGATCAGGCGTATCCGTGGCTGCTGCTGCAAATTTTGCCCAAACCGCTGGTCGGCTTCTTCGCCGCCGTCATGTTCGGCGCGATTTTATCGTCCTTTAACTCGGTGCTCAACAGCTCGATGACGATGTTCACGCTCGACGTGCTGCCGGTGTTTTCGGGGAAAAAGCGCGATGATTTGCAGCTCATCCGGCTGGCCAAGCGTTTCGGCATCATCCTGTGCCTGCTTTCCATCGCCATCGCGCCGTTTTTGATGTATCTGCCCGCCGGTATTTCCACCTTTCTCAACCAAATGTGGGGCTATTACGGCGTGCCGGTGCTCGCCGTCGCCGTGATGGGCATGCTGAACCGGCGCGTGCCCAATATCGCGCCCAAGGTCACCATCGCCGTGCATATTGTTTGCTATGGGCTGATGATGCGGCTGCTGCCGAACGTGCATTTCCTGTACTTTGAGACCGCGAGCTTTGTGATCGACATTGTGCTGCTGGCGCTGTTCGCGAAATTTTATCCGCGCCCGGCGGCTTATGAGCTGCGCACGGATCAAAGCGCCATCGATATGACCCCGTGGAAATATCGCTACCCGGTCATTGCCGTGACCTTCGCCGTCATGGCCGGTATGTACGCGCTGTTTTCGCCCATCGGTCTCGCCCGTTAG